A single window of Granulicella mallensis MP5ACTX8 DNA harbors:
- a CDS encoding LacI family DNA-binding transcriptional regulator produces MRDVARRAGVSVATVSRALDGSSTVAEETALLVQNAVEALDFVPNISARTLKYGQSRALGVIIPDLSNPFFFEFLREFEALASANEQVVLLANAETSTGGPRSSVRQMLMRLVDGVVVMPSIDELEPYQLLTLRKVPTVAIDSRRVGPYFSDVSLMHEEGMLQAVGCLKELGHRRIAFIAGSEGLFISSIRLEAFRSALRKHLIPERAGYIRAGNYRVDGGDREMRALLELRDRPTAVIAINDMTALGALRAARAASVSVPGDVSVIGFDGIELDEVVSPTLTTISVSRAHMAKSCHTALKELQTARHHEGRQFQVPVELVRRQSTGPARRLRKAVL; encoded by the coding sequence ATGAGGGATGTTGCACGCCGGGCAGGTGTATCCGTTGCAACCGTCTCACGCGCTCTCGATGGATCTTCGACTGTTGCGGAAGAGACCGCTCTGCTGGTTCAGAACGCGGTGGAGGCCCTGGACTTTGTCCCGAATATCTCCGCTCGAACCTTGAAGTATGGTCAGAGCAGGGCATTAGGCGTCATTATTCCCGATCTCTCCAATCCCTTCTTCTTCGAGTTCCTGCGTGAGTTCGAAGCTCTTGCCTCGGCAAACGAGCAGGTGGTTCTGCTGGCGAATGCGGAGACAAGCACAGGCGGCCCGCGAAGCTCCGTTCGCCAGATGCTTATGCGGCTTGTGGATGGGGTCGTGGTGATGCCGTCCATCGACGAACTGGAACCCTATCAGTTGCTCACCCTGCGCAAGGTTCCGACGGTAGCCATCGACAGCCGCCGCGTTGGACCTTATTTCAGCGATGTGAGCCTGATGCACGAAGAGGGGATGCTACAGGCGGTAGGGTGCCTGAAGGAGCTCGGACACAGACGCATCGCGTTCATCGCCGGCTCCGAGGGACTTTTCATCTCCAGTATCCGGCTTGAAGCTTTCAGGTCGGCACTCCGGAAACACCTGATCCCTGAACGTGCGGGATACATTCGCGCAGGTAACTACCGCGTGGACGGCGGCGATCGTGAGATGAGAGCGCTTCTGGAGCTTCGCGACCGCCCGACCGCCGTGATCGCCATTAATGACATGACTGCCCTAGGCGCGCTAAGGGCCGCCAGGGCTGCTTCCGTCTCCGTTCCGGGAGATGTGTCGGTGATTGGCTTTGATGGAATTGAGCTCGACGAGGTGGTAAGTCCTACGCTGACCACCATCAGTGTCTCCCGCGCACATATGGCGAAGAGTTGCCATACGGCTCTCAAAGAGTTGCAGACCGCGCGGCATCATGAGGGAAGACAGTTCCAGGTGCCGGTTGAACTGGTTCGCAGGCAATCCACGGGGCCAGCCCGCAGACTACGCAAGGCCGTACTCTGA
- a CDS encoding BlaI/MecI/CopY family transcriptional regulator, translating to MKEVKLSKLELQIMEVLWNRGEASIREIQEAFPAKQRPAYATVQTTVYRLEAKKALERIRKLGNFHIFAATISRDAAQRRLVDDLLALFGGQSRLVVAHLIDTGKLTLDDVEYAEKTLKSLGKGGKV from the coding sequence ATGAAGGAAGTCAAATTATCGAAATTGGAGCTCCAGATCATGGAAGTCTTGTGGAATCGGGGAGAGGCATCCATCCGAGAGATTCAGGAAGCCTTCCCTGCGAAGCAGCGGCCAGCGTATGCAACCGTTCAGACGACCGTCTATCGATTGGAAGCAAAGAAAGCCCTGGAGCGTATTAGAAAGCTTGGCAACTTCCACATCTTTGCGGCGACGATATCGCGCGATGCCGCGCAACGCAGATTGGTCGACGATCTTCTTGCGCTGTTCGGTGGTCAATCCCGGCTCGTCGTTGCCCACCTGATCGACACCGGCAAACTGACGCTCGATGATGTGGAGTATGCCGAAAAGACGCTCAAGAGCTTAGGGAAAGGAGGCAAGGTATGA
- a CDS encoding M56 family metallopeptidase, with protein sequence MRTEFLSHTLASFGPAFANHLWQSTLFAAVVWLVTLLLRRNAARVRFSLWLAASVKFLVPFSLLIGLGSLLPRQHHATGQIPTAVYSAVDTMGQPFADFTFLAADSSTHRTSLVEQAKADVPLMLAAIWLCGTAAVLVMWGLRWRQVQQQVRQAIQAVAGREFEILQWMNGGRRVSLLLSQELMEPGIFRVFRPVLIWPEQLSAQLGDEHIEAIMAHELMHVRRRDNMSAALHMLVEAVFWFHPMVWWLERRLIEERERACDEAVVAMGRCAETYAEGLLKACRFCIGSPLACVSGVTGADLCKRVRSIMTPRLEKLGLMRRSVLVLLMLATIAGPFLFGARYGEVRAQQAIAEDWQKAAGGKMEFEVASVRLNPGPGAPSNFRLSPDDAYAPTGGLLTADAPLPTYIFFAYKIMPTREQFQTLFGQLPKWVQTENYEIHARAPTKNPTKDQMRLMMQSLLKERFGLVAHLEMQETPVLEMTLMKPGALGPQLHRHEDGPACDAKVATVHGAELKETDIFPAQCGGVEAENRPDHTILMGSRDTTMEMMAKSFQIGRLGRSVVDATGLIGKYDFILKWTPARGDFGQRSRTSSGEPESDPQGTTFEEAVKEQLGLKLKPGKAPLKVLVIDHVERPSEN encoded by the coding sequence ATGAGAACGGAATTCTTGTCTCATACCTTGGCGAGCTTTGGCCCTGCATTCGCGAACCATCTATGGCAGTCGACGCTGTTTGCGGCGGTAGTTTGGCTAGTAACTCTGCTGCTGCGCAGGAACGCTGCGCGGGTGAGGTTCTCCCTTTGGCTGGCGGCTTCGGTCAAGTTTCTTGTTCCCTTCTCTCTCCTGATTGGGCTGGGCAGCTTGCTGCCAAGACAGCACCACGCCACCGGGCAGATACCAACGGCGGTCTATTCCGCAGTCGATACGATGGGACAGCCGTTTGCGGATTTTACTTTTCTGGCGGCGGACTCTTCCACGCATCGCACGAGTTTGGTGGAACAGGCAAAGGCTGATGTGCCGCTCATGCTGGCGGCGATATGGCTTTGCGGCACTGCGGCGGTGCTGGTGATGTGGGGCCTGCGCTGGCGGCAGGTGCAGCAACAAGTACGACAGGCGATACAGGCGGTTGCAGGGCGCGAGTTTGAAATCCTGCAATGGATGAATGGCGGCAGAAGAGTTTCGCTGCTGTTATCGCAGGAGTTGATGGAGCCGGGAATCTTCAGAGTGTTTCGACCGGTACTGATCTGGCCGGAGCAGTTATCGGCTCAGTTGGGGGACGAGCATATCGAAGCAATTATGGCGCATGAGCTGATGCATGTTCGGCGGCGCGATAACATGAGTGCCGCACTGCACATGCTGGTGGAGGCAGTGTTCTGGTTTCATCCGATGGTGTGGTGGCTAGAGCGGCGGCTGATCGAGGAACGCGAGCGTGCATGCGACGAGGCTGTGGTGGCGATGGGCCGCTGCGCGGAGACATATGCAGAGGGTCTGTTGAAGGCTTGCCGGTTTTGTATTGGGTCTCCTCTGGCTTGTGTTTCAGGAGTTACCGGCGCGGATTTATGCAAGCGAGTTCGCTCGATTATGACTCCGCGACTGGAGAAGCTGGGCCTGATGCGGAGATCCGTATTGGTCCTGCTGATGCTGGCTACTATTGCCGGCCCCTTCCTCTTTGGAGCGCGCTATGGAGAGGTGAGGGCTCAGCAAGCGATAGCCGAAGACTGGCAGAAGGCTGCGGGAGGGAAGATGGAGTTTGAAGTGGCTTCGGTGCGGTTGAATCCAGGGCCTGGTGCGCCGTCGAATTTTCGTTTGAGCCCGGATGACGCCTATGCGCCCACGGGCGGGTTACTGACTGCGGATGCTCCGCTGCCGACCTACATCTTCTTCGCATATAAGATCATGCCAACGCGTGAACAGTTTCAGACACTCTTTGGCCAGCTTCCGAAGTGGGTACAGACAGAGAACTACGAGATCCATGCGCGAGCCCCTACGAAAAACCCGACAAAAGACCAGATGCGCCTGATGATGCAGTCGCTGTTGAAGGAGCGGTTTGGTTTGGTGGCGCATCTTGAAATGCAGGAGACTCCAGTGCTGGAGATGACCTTGATGAAGCCCGGAGCCCTGGGGCCGCAACTGCATCGGCATGAGGATGGGCCAGCCTGCGATGCCAAGGTCGCAACGGTTCATGGGGCGGAGCTGAAAGAGACGGATATCTTTCCAGCGCAATGTGGTGGAGTCGAGGCAGAGAACAGACCGGACCACACAATTCTGATGGGGTCACGAGACACGACGATGGAGATGATGGCCAAGTCATTTCAGATTGGCAGGTTGGGCCGGTCAGTGGTGGATGCGACCGGACTAATCGGGAAGTATGACTTCATACTGAAGTGGACGCCAGCCCGTGGCGATTTCGGACAGAGATCACGGACATCTTCAGGCGAACCTGAGTCTGATCCGCAGGGAACGACATTTGAGGAAGCAGTGAAGGAGCAGCTTGGATTGAAGCTGAAACCGGGAAAAGCCCCGCTGAAGGTGCTGGTGATCGATCATGTAGAGCGGCCTTCGGAGAACTAG
- a CDS encoding LacI family DNA-binding transcriptional regulator, translating into MNRPVRMSDVAKLARVGTMTVSRVLKGNVPVSEETKSRVLDAVAKLNYLPNEIARSLREQRTHQIGIIVPNLHDPFFAVCADAISLVVKQHSYSTVITTSDEDPQTELMEAKRMLRRHVEGLIIIPARGKTLLNDPEFTQTPIVTLDRPIAGSHFDSVVVENKRGAQLGVQHLIDHHHRRIACIGLTLELWTMRQRLQGYCAAMEAAGLKEDSHVVTESPWETLQTIRTLRDRKSPPTAIFCSNNLTTRNTLHAFSSLKVRVPEEIALIGFDDFEMADIIQPAVTVVRQPSDAMGRIGAELLFSKLTSTEPQGKPKRIVLPAELVVRRSCGTHNYLVP; encoded by the coding sequence TTGAATCGTCCCGTGCGCATGAGTGATGTAGCCAAGCTGGCACGTGTCGGCACGATGACCGTATCTCGCGTCCTCAAGGGCAACGTCCCAGTCAGTGAAGAGACCAAGAGCCGAGTGCTGGACGCGGTTGCGAAGCTCAACTATCTGCCCAACGAGATCGCCCGGTCCCTGCGCGAGCAGCGTACCCATCAGATTGGCATTATTGTTCCGAATCTCCACGATCCGTTCTTCGCCGTCTGCGCGGATGCGATCAGCCTGGTGGTCAAACAGCATTCGTATTCGACTGTCATCACGACCTCCGACGAAGATCCTCAGACAGAGTTAATGGAAGCCAAGCGAATGCTGCGCCGCCATGTTGAGGGCCTGATCATTATCCCCGCAAGAGGCAAGACCCTTCTGAACGATCCCGAGTTCACACAAACGCCGATTGTGACCCTCGACCGTCCGATTGCAGGCAGCCATTTTGATTCTGTCGTTGTGGAGAACAAGCGCGGGGCTCAACTGGGCGTGCAACATCTCATCGATCATCACCATCGTCGTATCGCCTGTATCGGCCTTACCCTCGAACTCTGGACGATGCGGCAACGGCTACAGGGCTACTGCGCCGCGATGGAAGCAGCAGGGCTGAAGGAAGATTCCCATGTCGTAACCGAATCACCGTGGGAAACACTGCAAACGATACGTACACTGCGCGACCGCAAATCCCCACCCACAGCCATCTTCTGCAGCAACAACCTCACGACACGCAACACGCTGCATGCATTTTCCAGCCTGAAGGTCAGGGTTCCCGAGGAGATCGCTCTTATAGGTTTCGATGATTTCGAAATGGCGGATATCATTCAACCGGCCGTCACCGTTGTACGGCAACCAAGCGATGCCATGGGGCGTATCGGCGCTGAACTCCTCTTTTCGAAGCTGACGTCAACAGAGCCACAAGGCAAACCGAAGCGAATCGTCCTGCCGGCGGAACTCGTCGTGCGGCGTTCGTGTGGAACACACAATTACCTGGTGCCTTAG